One window of the Amycolatopsis mediterranei genome contains the following:
- a CDS encoding serine/threonine-protein kinase: MVAGRYRLRSVLGSGSMGTVWSAYDEFLHRQVAVKEMKVPPGIPAAQADELRERTLREARAIAVLSHPNVIILHDVAREDDQPFVVMELLPSRSLAHILRDHGPLTVGQAAAVGIAVASALEAAHAAGITHRDVKPGNVLVASDGRIKLTDFGIARNVSEATMTRTGIMLGSPAYIAPEVASGGAVTPAADLWGLGATLFAAVEGAPPYDADGDPLETVGKVVNGKVPKPKAGPLADVISALMTKEPGRRITLRDVRHRLYPLQTKTPLDLFGPELFHTPDGKKTSAQPDATDTQVIKTVLPEKAKAEKKAEASSSELAADPGPLPFLRPPAPAPSAGPTSGAPTMFVAPPPPRPARRSSTATAVLVAVAILLFLLAAGGGFALARTVGGQSLLPPAAAPRSPSNGPTDVPPPTLVQQSGDASFATGNGGQFGLQVPEGWQKFVAPHTTTKFGASTAVQYVSPDGRRSLRVERLVKYFTQFPDDVEYINWLKTSYQGNGFQLFNPSPLADKKGTTLTYRVTEGGNLPDRDGAGGTRVTFMNLIQAGTSLWILSVTVPAEQENSGREDVFNRVAPTLSVSD, encoded by the coding sequence GTGGTCGCCGGTCGCTACCGGCTGCGTTCGGTGCTCGGCTCCGGGTCGATGGGCACCGTGTGGTCGGCCTACGACGAGTTCCTGCACCGGCAGGTGGCCGTCAAGGAGATGAAGGTGCCGCCGGGCATCCCGGCGGCGCAAGCGGACGAGCTGCGGGAGCGCACGCTGCGTGAAGCCCGCGCCATCGCCGTCCTCTCCCACCCGAACGTGATCATCCTGCACGACGTCGCCCGCGAGGACGACCAGCCGTTCGTGGTGATGGAGCTGCTGCCGTCGCGCAGCCTGGCGCACATCCTGCGCGACCACGGGCCGCTGACCGTCGGGCAGGCCGCCGCGGTCGGCATCGCCGTCGCGTCCGCGCTGGAGGCCGCGCACGCCGCCGGGATCACCCACCGTGACGTCAAGCCGGGCAACGTCCTGGTGGCCAGCGACGGCCGGATCAAGCTGACCGACTTCGGCATCGCCCGCAACGTCTCCGAGGCGACCATGACCCGCACCGGGATCATGCTCGGCTCGCCCGCCTACATCGCGCCGGAAGTGGCCTCCGGCGGCGCCGTCACGCCGGCCGCGGACCTCTGGGGCCTCGGCGCGACGCTGTTCGCCGCGGTCGAAGGCGCGCCGCCGTACGACGCCGACGGCGACCCGCTGGAGACGGTCGGCAAGGTCGTCAACGGGAAGGTGCCGAAGCCGAAGGCCGGCCCGCTCGCCGACGTCATCAGCGCCCTCATGACGAAGGAGCCGGGGCGGCGGATCACGCTGCGGGACGTCCGGCACCGGCTGTACCCGCTGCAGACGAAGACGCCGCTCGACCTGTTCGGGCCCGAGCTGTTCCACACCCCGGACGGCAAGAAGACCTCCGCGCAGCCGGACGCGACCGACACGCAGGTGATCAAGACCGTCCTGCCCGAGAAGGCCAAGGCGGAGAAGAAGGCCGAGGCGTCGAGCAGCGAGCTCGCCGCCGACCCCGGCCCGCTGCCGTTCCTGCGCCCGCCCGCCCCCGCGCCGTCGGCGGGCCCCACCTCGGGTGCGCCGACGATGTTCGTCGCACCGCCTCCGCCGCGGCCGGCGCGGCGCAGCTCCACGGCCACCGCGGTGCTCGTCGCGGTGGCGATCCTGCTCTTCCTGCTCGCCGCGGGTGGCGGGTTCGCGCTGGCCAGGACGGTCGGCGGCCAGTCGCTGCTGCCTCCGGCCGCCGCGCCGCGGAGCCCGTCGAACGGCCCGACCGACGTGCCGCCGCCGACGCTGGTCCAGCAGTCCGGCGACGCGAGCTTCGCGACCGGCAACGGCGGGCAGTTCGGCCTCCAGGTGCCGGAGGGCTGGCAGAAGTTCGTCGCCCCGCACACGACGACGAAGTTCGGGGCGAGCACGGCGGTCCAGTACGTCTCCCCCGACGGCCGCCGGTCGCTGCGGGTCGAGCGGCTGGTGAAGTACTTCACCCAGTTCCCCGACGACGTCGAATACATCAACTGGCTGAAGACGTCCTACCAGGGCAACGGGTTCCAGCTCTTCAACCCGTCGCCGTTGGCGGACAAAAAGGGCACGACGCTGACGTACCGCGTGACCGAGGGCGGCAACCTCCCCGACCGCGACGGGGCCGGCGGCACCCGGGTGACGTTCATGAACCTGATCCAGGCGGGCACGAGCCTGTGGATCCTCTCGGTCACCGTGCCGGCCGAACAGGAGAACTCGGGCCGCGAGGACGTCTTCAACCGCGTCGCCCCCACCCTCAGCGTCTCGGACTAA
- a CDS encoding MerR family transcriptional regulator, with protein MAELSAESGVPVATVKFYLREGLLPPGERTSPNQARYSAAHVRRLRLIKALTEVGGLSLASVGVVLSAIDGDRTPHRTMGVVQEELAGPAPQVSEEAAEWAAGLLAGLMDRRGWKVHSPEHRAMANLVAALATAKELGQAKLIERLEEYAVLAMRVAELDVEVVNGLTSFDEIIEAGLVATVLGDRIFAGLRHLAQEQVSRKVLGG; from the coding sequence CGAGTCCGGGGTGCCGGTCGCGACCGTCAAGTTCTACCTGCGCGAGGGCCTGCTCCCGCCCGGTGAGCGCACCAGCCCGAACCAGGCGCGGTACTCCGCGGCGCACGTCCGGCGGCTGCGGCTGATCAAGGCGCTCACCGAAGTCGGCGGGCTGTCGCTGGCCTCGGTCGGCGTCGTGCTGAGCGCGATCGACGGCGACCGGACCCCGCACCGGACCATGGGCGTCGTCCAGGAGGAGCTGGCCGGGCCCGCGCCCCAGGTGTCCGAGGAGGCCGCCGAGTGGGCGGCCGGCCTGCTGGCGGGCCTCATGGACCGCCGCGGCTGGAAGGTGCACTCCCCTGAGCACCGCGCGATGGCCAACCTCGTCGCCGCGCTGGCCACGGCCAAGGAGCTCGGGCAGGCGAAGCTGATCGAACGGCTCGAGGAGTACGCCGTCCTGGCGATGCGCGTCGCGGAACTCGACGTCGAGGTGGTGAACGGCCTGACGTCGTTCGACGAGATCATCGAGGCCGGCCTGGTCGCGACCGTGCTCGGCGACCGGATCTTCGCCGGCCTGCGCCACCTCGCCCAGGAACAGGTGTCCCGCAAGGTCCTCGGCGGTTAG